A region of Brevundimonas sp. NIBR10 DNA encodes the following proteins:
- a CDS encoding metal-sensitive transcriptional regulator, which translates to MQADTKPKVLNRLSRIEGQVRGISRMVEDDRYCVDLLTQLQAVRAALTRVESEVLKDHLDHCVMQAMTGDDMAERKAKAGELIELLGRALR; encoded by the coding sequence ATGCAGGCAGACACAAAACCCAAGGTGCTCAATCGGCTGAGCCGGATCGAGGGCCAGGTCCGGGGGATCAGCCGGATGGTCGAGGATGATCGCTACTGCGTCGACCTTCTCACCCAGCTCCAGGCCGTGCGCGCCGCGCTGACGCGGGTTGAAAGCGAGGTTCTGAAGGACCACCTCGATCACTGCGTCATGCAGGCCATGACCGGAGACGACATGGCCGAGCGAAAGGCCAAGGCAGGCGAACTGATCGAACTCCTGGGACGCGCCCTGCGATAG
- a CDS encoding heavy metal translocating P-type ATPase yields MSHSETPTPADAPESCCCSGAKPAGDAKTAIDPVCGMSVDPATTPHRATHEYTDYFFCSAGCHTKFVASPQTYLGPKNAPILTAPGTIYTCPMHPQIRQEGPGACPICGMALEPETVTAEVPVNHELIDFTRRFWVGLVLTLPVFALEMGGHLTGLMMRIPGQTSSWIQFALATPVVLWAGAPFFQRGWASLRTRNLNMFTLIAMGVGVAWTYSVVAVLAPGAFPPAFLRMDGSAPVYFEAAAVITVLVLVGQILEMRAREQTSGAIRALLDLTPKTARRVRDDGADEDVTLDLVIVGDRLRVRPGEQVPVDGVILDGRVSIDESMVTGESMPVTKEAGAAVVGGSLNRTGSFVMRADKVGADTLLSRIVQMVAQAQRSRAPIQRLADTVSGWFVPMVIAMAVLAAVVWGLVGPEPRLSYALVAAVSVLIIACPCALGLATPISIMVGVGRGAHAGVLIRSAEALERFEKVDTLVLDKTGTLTEGRPSVTAIRTAPGFDEDELLRLSASLERGSEHPLADAIVAAANERKLALSEATDFDSPVGRGVSGRIDKRSVALGNARFMDSLGINVSALEAEAEALRGDGATAIFAAVDGKAAGVLGIADPIKATTAQAIIELKVAGLRLVMMTGDNRTTAEAVAHRLGIDDVQAEVLPEDKASVVQRLRSEGRVVAMAGDGVNDAPALAAADVGVAMGAGSDVAIESAGVTLLGGDLQGIVRARHLSKAVMGNIRQNLVFAFGYNALGIPIAAGLLYPAFGLLLSPAVAALAMALSSVSVIGNALRLRAVRL; encoded by the coding sequence ATGTCCCATTCAGAAACCCCGACCCCCGCCGACGCCCCAGAATCCTGCTGCTGTTCGGGCGCGAAACCCGCTGGTGATGCCAAAACAGCCATCGACCCTGTCTGTGGCATGAGCGTCGATCCAGCGACGACGCCGCACCGCGCGACACACGAATACACGGATTATTTCTTCTGTTCGGCGGGCTGTCACACCAAGTTCGTTGCCTCCCCGCAGACCTATCTCGGACCGAAGAACGCGCCCATCCTGACGGCACCAGGCACGATCTATACCTGCCCCATGCATCCTCAGATTCGGCAGGAAGGCCCGGGGGCCTGCCCTATCTGCGGCATGGCGCTGGAGCCGGAGACGGTGACGGCCGAGGTGCCGGTCAACCACGAACTCATCGACTTCACGCGACGGTTCTGGGTGGGGCTGGTGCTGACGCTTCCGGTCTTCGCCCTCGAAATGGGGGGACATCTGACGGGCCTGATGATGCGGATCCCGGGCCAGACCTCCAGCTGGATCCAGTTCGCCCTGGCGACGCCCGTAGTGCTTTGGGCCGGCGCGCCCTTCTTCCAACGGGGCTGGGCGTCCCTGCGGACCCGCAATCTGAACATGTTCACCCTGATCGCCATGGGTGTCGGCGTGGCCTGGACCTATAGCGTCGTCGCTGTCTTGGCCCCCGGCGCGTTCCCGCCCGCCTTCCTGCGCATGGACGGCAGCGCCCCGGTCTATTTCGAAGCGGCGGCGGTCATCACGGTGCTGGTTCTGGTCGGCCAGATTCTGGAAATGCGCGCCCGCGAACAGACCTCCGGTGCCATTCGCGCCCTGCTCGACCTGACGCCAAAGACGGCTCGTCGCGTCAGAGACGATGGTGCGGATGAAGATGTGACGCTGGATCTAGTCATCGTCGGCGACCGGTTGAGGGTCCGTCCAGGCGAACAGGTGCCGGTGGATGGAGTCATCCTCGACGGCCGCGTCTCGATCGATGAGTCGATGGTCACCGGCGAGTCGATGCCCGTGACCAAGGAGGCCGGTGCCGCCGTCGTCGGCGGGTCCCTGAACCGCACCGGCTCGTTCGTGATGCGCGCCGACAAGGTCGGGGCCGACACCCTTCTGTCCCGTATTGTCCAGATGGTGGCCCAGGCCCAGCGCAGCCGTGCCCCAATCCAGCGGCTGGCCGACACGGTCTCCGGCTGGTTCGTGCCGATGGTCATCGCCATGGCCGTGCTGGCCGCCGTCGTCTGGGGCCTGGTCGGTCCTGAGCCGCGCCTGTCCTATGCCCTGGTCGCGGCGGTCTCGGTCCTCATCATCGCCTGCCCCTGCGCACTCGGCCTGGCCACGCCGATCTCGATCATGGTCGGGGTGGGTCGGGGGGCCCATGCCGGCGTCTTGATCCGCAGCGCCGAGGCGCTGGAACGGTTCGAGAAGGTCGACACCCTGGTGCTGGACAAGACCGGCACCCTTACCGAGGGGCGTCCGTCGGTCACGGCTATCCGCACCGCGCCCGGCTTTGATGAAGACGAACTTCTGCGCCTCTCAGCCAGCCTTGAGCGAGGCAGCGAACACCCGCTGGCTGACGCTATTGTGGCGGCGGCCAACGAGCGGAAACTGGCCCTTTCAGAGGCGACCGACTTCGACAGCCCGGTTGGACGGGGGGTCTCAGGTCGTATTGACAAGCGGTCCGTGGCGCTCGGCAATGCGCGCTTCATGGACAGCCTCGGCATCAATGTGTCGGCGCTGGAAGCCGAGGCCGAGGCGCTCAGGGGTGACGGGGCCACGGCGATCTTCGCGGCTGTTGACGGAAAGGCTGCCGGTGTTCTGGGCATCGCCGATCCGATCAAGGCCACGACCGCCCAGGCCATCATCGAACTGAAGGTAGCCGGGCTGAGGCTGGTAATGATGACCGGTGACAATCGCACTACCGCTGAGGCCGTCGCGCACCGGTTGGGCATCGACGACGTTCAGGCCGAGGTTCTGCCCGAGGACAAGGCCTCGGTCGTCCAGCGCCTGCGCTCTGAAGGGCGGGTCGTCGCCATGGCGGGCGACGGTGTGAACGACGCGCCTGCGCTTGCCGCCGCTGATGTCGGGGTCGCCATGGGCGCGGGGTCGGACGTCGCCATCGAAAGTGCAGGCGTGACCCTTCTCGGCGGCGATCTGCAGGGGATCGTGCGTGCTCGACATCTGTCGAAGGCGGTTATGGGCAACATCCGCCAGAACCTGGTGTTCGCGTTCGGCTACAACGCCCTGGGTATCCCGATTGCGGCGGGGCTTCTGTACCCTGCGTTCGGCTTGTTGTTGTCGCCGGCCGTGGCGGCGCTGGCCATGGCCTTGTCGTCGGTCAGCGTCATAGGCAACGCGCTTCGTCTTCGGGCCGTGCGGTTGTGA
- a CDS encoding copper oxidase → MSRRDIMLATGTVALASAAGPVSRAVAQDHSGHAMPMPAEAAPAATPVVEGPAPTSPRDGRYTPVRTLNGWTLPYRMNGGVKEFHLIAEEVQHEFGAGSTATCWGYNGSTPGPTIEAVEGDRVRIFVTNALGEHTTVHWHGLILPAGMDGIGGLTQPPIQPGETYVYEFTLRQHGTHMYHPHADEMTQMAYGMMGLFIIHPRQREAIDRDFAFLLHNWALHPGTWRPDPAVMVDFDLWTFNSKVFPAIEPLVARTGDRVRIRVGNLSMWNHPVHLHGVEFLVTGSDGGRWPQSQWRREVTETVSVGQMRDIEFTAVPGDWALHCHMAHHTMNAMGHDVPNPTGVDQTGVEARVRKMLPGYMPMGREGMAEHQDHTDAGHQGPVNTMPMMTGRGPFGNMEMGGMFTLVKVRDDVAPGDYGDPGWYDHPPGTVASRVSTDRNFGSPPRRPA, encoded by the coding sequence TTGAGCCGCAGAGACATCATGCTGGCGACGGGCACCGTGGCGCTTGCCTCGGCCGCCGGTCCGGTCAGCCGCGCGGTGGCACAGGATCATTCCGGCCATGCCATGCCGATGCCGGCCGAGGCGGCTCCGGCCGCTACGCCGGTTGTCGAGGGGCCTGCGCCGACGAGCCCTCGCGATGGACGCTACACGCCTGTGCGGACGCTGAACGGGTGGACTCTGCCCTACCGGATGAACGGCGGCGTAAAGGAGTTCCATCTGATCGCCGAAGAGGTCCAGCATGAGTTCGGGGCGGGATCTACCGCGACCTGCTGGGGCTACAACGGCTCCACGCCCGGTCCGACCATCGAGGCGGTCGAGGGTGACCGGGTCCGCATCTTCGTCACCAACGCCTTGGGCGAACACACCACGGTCCACTGGCACGGCCTGATCCTGCCGGCCGGAATGGACGGCATCGGCGGGCTGACCCAGCCGCCGATCCAGCCCGGCGAGACCTATGTCTATGAGTTCACCCTGCGCCAGCACGGCACCCATATGTATCATCCGCACGCCGACGAGATGACGCAGATGGCCTACGGCATGATGGGCCTGTTCATCATCCATCCGCGCCAGCGGGAGGCGATTGACCGCGACTTCGCCTTCCTGCTGCATAATTGGGCGCTGCACCCGGGGACGTGGCGGCCCGACCCGGCGGTCATGGTCGATTTTGATCTGTGGACCTTCAACTCCAAGGTCTTCCCCGCGATCGAGCCGCTGGTCGCGCGGACCGGAGACCGCGTCCGCATCCGCGTCGGCAATCTGTCGATGTGGAACCATCCGGTCCATCTGCACGGCGTCGAGTTCCTGGTCACCGGCTCGGACGGCGGGCGCTGGCCCCAGAGTCAGTGGCGACGCGAGGTGACCGAGACCGTCAGCGTCGGCCAGATGCGCGACATCGAGTTCACCGCCGTGCCCGGCGACTGGGCGCTGCACTGCCACATGGCCCACCACACCATGAACGCCATGGGCCATGATGTGCCCAACCCGACAGGCGTGGACCAGACCGGCGTCGAGGCGCGGGTGCGCAAGATGCTGCCCGGCTACATGCCCATGGGGCGCGAAGGCATGGCCGAGCACCAGGACCACACGGACGCGGGCCATCAGGGGCCGGTCAACACCATGCCGATGATGACCGGCCGGGGGCCGTTCGGGAACATGGAGATGGGCGGCATGTTCACTTTGGTGAAGGTCCGCGACGACGTCGCCCCCGGCGATTACGGCGACCCCGGCTGGTACGACCACCCGCCCGGCACGGTCGCCAGCCGGGTCAGCACCGACCGCAACTTCGGCTCGCCGCCCCGCCGCCCGGCCTGA
- a CDS encoding copper resistance protein CopC, with amino-acid sequence MTKTLTFATAGLFVVLAAGAASAQTAPAADPHAGHTMPAAAPQVAPQTAAPADPHAGHSMPADAHAGHEMSAMGGMAVPAPTGTALKASTPAGGAMLNASPTEISMTLPHAMTVQSVSLTNSAGQRIPLSETLSDSAVDTVTSPVPTLPAGTYTVAWTAAGTDHTMTGTFGFMVH; translated from the coding sequence ATGACCAAGACCCTCACCTTTGCCACTGCCGGCCTGTTCGTCGTCCTCGCGGCCGGTGCAGCCAGCGCCCAGACCGCTCCGGCGGCCGACCCCCACGCGGGTCACACCATGCCGGCGGCGGCACCTCAGGTTGCGCCTCAGACGGCCGCGCCCGCCGATCCTCATGCGGGCCATTCCATGCCTGCCGATGCGCACGCGGGTCACGAGATGTCGGCGATGGGGGGCATGGCCGTCCCGGCCCCGACCGGAACCGCTCTGAAGGCCTCCACGCCCGCCGGCGGGGCCATGCTGAACGCCTCGCCGACCGAAATATCCATGACACTGCCGCACGCGATGACGGTGCAGTCGGTCAGTCTGACCAACTCCGCCGGGCAGCGTATCCCGCTGTCGGAGACCCTGTCCGACTCCGCCGTCGACACTGTGACCTCGCCTGTCCCGACGCTGCCGGCCGGCACCTATACGGTCGCCTGGACCGCTGCCGGAACCGACCACACCATGACCGGCACGTTCGGCTTCATGGTCCACTGA
- a CDS encoding ammonium transporter family protein, with amino-acid sequence MTRTQKTLVLAGSLTLLSAGTAFAAEACCCEKMKSEGAMDHTMTMPAPAPAPAPAPAPEPTPQPAPAPTVD; translated from the coding sequence ATGACCCGAACCCAGAAGACCCTCGTCCTCGCCGGGTCCCTGACCTTGCTCAGCGCTGGGACGGCCTTCGCCGCCGAGGCGTGCTGCTGTGAAAAGATGAAGTCAGAAGGTGCGATGGACCACACCATGACGATGCCCGCACCGGCACCGGCACCGGCACCGGCACCTGCTCCGGAGCCAACTCCACAACCGGCCCCGGCTCCCACCGTCGACTGA
- a CDS encoding nuclear transport factor 2 family protein: protein MPRSLVVAALAAMLLSSTAGAAGAQVGSGSAGAVSSEASEAAAVVDAFHAALKANETDKALALLAEDVMVLEEGGAERSRDEYAAHHLEADASFAAVTEAKTTRRAGWADGAVAWVTSEGRTTGLAGDRTIDRLTVETMVLKRGPDGWRIQHIHWSSRAAPAA, encoded by the coding sequence ATGCCTCGCTCTCTCGTCGTTGCCGCCCTCGCTGCCATGCTGCTTTCATCCACGGCAGGCGCGGCGGGAGCCCAGGTCGGTTCTGGGTCGGCCGGTGCCGTTTCATCCGAAGCGTCCGAAGCCGCTGCGGTCGTCGATGCCTTTCACGCTGCGTTGAAAGCTAATGAGACGGACAAGGCTCTAGCCTTGCTGGCCGAAGATGTGATGGTCCTCGAGGAGGGCGGCGCGGAACGTTCGCGCGATGAATACGCTGCCCATCACCTTGAGGCAGACGCCTCATTCGCTGCCGTAACGGAGGCGAAGACAACACGCCGCGCGGGCTGGGCCGACGGCGCGGTAGCCTGGGTGACGAGCGAAGGCCGGACCACCGGTCTGGCCGGTGATCGAACCATCGACCGCCTGACCGTCGAGACCATGGTGCTGAAGCGCGGACCCGACGGCTGGCGCATCCAGCACATCCACTGGTCCTCGCGCGCCGCCCCCGCCGCATGA
- a CDS encoding RNA polymerase sigma factor translates to MTSEVDQAGTDDDARLAVAAASGDTRAFGVLMRRHKDGIYRFCRRYVGDADDAYDLTQQTFVSAWSALGRYDPNRAFTTWLRAIALNKCRDHGRRATVRRLIFGTRPGTEAGLIEVASDAPSAETQAQDTQALRALDRALSTLSDALKTPLILTALDGLSTAEAAAVMGVSPKAVETRLYRARKALVAQMEAFFERA, encoded by the coding sequence GTGACGTCCGAGGTCGATCAGGCGGGGACCGACGACGATGCCCGGCTCGCTGTCGCGGCGGCGAGTGGCGACACGCGTGCGTTCGGGGTCCTGATGCGGCGGCACAAGGACGGCATCTACCGCTTCTGTCGTCGCTATGTCGGCGACGCCGACGACGCCTATGACCTGACGCAACAGACGTTCGTCTCGGCCTGGTCGGCGCTGGGCCGGTACGACCCGAACCGCGCCTTCACCACCTGGCTTCGCGCCATCGCCCTGAACAAATGCCGGGATCATGGACGCCGGGCCACCGTTCGACGGCTGATCTTCGGGACGAGGCCCGGCACCGAAGCCGGTTTGATTGAGGTTGCCAGTGACGCCCCGTCCGCCGAGACCCAGGCTCAGGACACTCAGGCGTTACGAGCGCTCGACCGCGCACTTTCAACCTTGTCGGATGCGCTGAAGACGCCCCTGATCCTGACCGCGCTGGACGGCCTGAGCACCGCCGAGGCCGCCGCCGTCATGGGCGTCTCGCCCAAGGCGGTGGAGACGCGCCTCTATCGCGCGCGCAAGGCGCTAGTCGCACAGATGGAAGCGTTCTTCGAAAGGGCGTGA
- a CDS encoding periplasmic heavy metal sensor — protein MSATKRYLILSIVLAVIAGAIGAACAVHWLSHREQTSSLHQLVHDELGLTAEQLTRIDAAEARFAIRRVALEQEMQAANRQLAGAIEADKSYGPEAQAAINRFHGAMGELQEQTILHVFEMRDVLTPEQQVRFDRTVTASLTEQER, from the coding sequence GTGAGCGCGACGAAGCGGTATCTGATCCTCAGCATCGTGCTGGCGGTCATCGCCGGGGCGATCGGCGCAGCGTGCGCGGTGCACTGGCTGTCCCATCGCGAACAGACGTCGTCGTTGCATCAGCTGGTCCACGACGAACTCGGCCTGACAGCGGAGCAGCTGACTCGCATCGATGCCGCCGAGGCCCGGTTCGCCATCCGCCGCGTGGCGCTGGAGCAGGAGATGCAGGCTGCAAACCGCCAACTGGCCGGCGCCATCGAGGCCGACAAGTCCTATGGACCGGAAGCCCAAGCCGCGATCAACCGCTTTCACGGCGCGATGGGCGAACTCCAGGAACAGACTATCCTGCATGTGTTCGAGATGCGCGACGTGCTGACGCCCGAGCAGCAGGTCCGGTTCGATCGGACGGTGACGGCGTCCCTGACCGAACAGGAGCGGTGA
- the copD gene encoding copper homeostasis membrane protein CopD, whose product MVPAWVEVLIRLAQYGCGLVLFGLAAFAVYRRKAWKASGRTRTPFRLTLITSALGLLIAALAATVALTVNMYGTLADALDVEAVWSVLTGLQVGVALGARLVLTAVCLLVLLFMPDRTTRQLALTLIGGVIVASFAWSGHGAATEGLWALTHLISDVLHLVAAAIWIGALVALTGALAHASAAQKAVLVGADLKAFSALGTASVLVIVITGLINSAFLVGVDRIGQTASHPYGQILIAKIALFAAMLGLAAANRFVLVPRLERLDLASAPSLSRLKISVGVETALGVLVLLAVAAMGRIAPLSGG is encoded by the coding sequence ATGGTGCCCGCCTGGGTGGAGGTTCTGATCCGCCTGGCTCAGTACGGCTGTGGCCTTGTCTTGTTCGGCCTGGCCGCTTTCGCCGTCTATCGCCGCAAGGCATGGAAGGCGTCGGGAAGGACTCGTACACCCTTTCGGCTCACCCTGATTACCAGCGCGCTGGGTCTTCTGATCGCGGCGTTGGCGGCGACCGTGGCCCTGACCGTGAACATGTACGGCACCCTGGCGGACGCGCTGGACGTCGAAGCCGTTTGGTCAGTGCTGACCGGTCTCCAGGTCGGCGTGGCGCTCGGGGCTCGATTGGTGCTGACGGCCGTCTGCCTGCTGGTCCTTCTCTTCATGCCCGACAGGACGACGAGGCAACTGGCGCTCACCCTCATCGGGGGTGTGATCGTCGCCAGTTTTGCCTGGTCCGGCCATGGCGCGGCGACTGAGGGGTTGTGGGCACTCACTCATCTGATCTCCGACGTTCTCCACCTGGTGGCCGCTGCGATCTGGATCGGAGCCCTCGTGGCCCTGACCGGAGCCCTCGCGCACGCATCAGCCGCTCAGAAAGCAGTCTTGGTCGGGGCCGACCTCAAGGCCTTCTCCGCCCTTGGCACAGCATCAGTGTTGGTCATCGTGATCACCGGCCTGATCAACAGCGCGTTCCTCGTCGGCGTGGATCGGATCGGGCAGACGGCGAGCCATCCTTATGGTCAAATCCTGATCGCAAAGATCGCCCTGTTCGCTGCCATGCTCGGGCTCGCCGCCGCCAACCGGTTCGTTTTGGTACCGCGTCTGGAGCGGCTGGACCTCGCATCGGCCCCGTCCCTGTCCAGGCTGAAGATCAGCGTCGGCGTCGAGACCGCGCTGGGCGTTCTCGTTCTTCTGGCGGTCGCAGCCATGGGCCGGATCGCGCCCCTGTCGGGCGGGTGA
- the copC gene encoding copper homeostasis periplasmic binding protein CopC, whose protein sequence is MVDFTRTALGLVSAAAIVAATATPAFAHAALVRANPAKDTTVAPLQRVQLTFSAHVETRFSTVQVVSASGQTVAGESAVGSDSRTLTATLTRPLTPGAYRVEWRIVSADGHRMQGDYGFTVR, encoded by the coding sequence ATGGTCGATTTCACACGCACAGCCCTGGGCCTTGTGAGCGCCGCGGCCATCGTCGCTGCCACCGCGACCCCGGCCTTTGCTCACGCCGCCCTCGTGCGCGCCAACCCTGCCAAAGATACGACGGTCGCGCCGCTCCAGCGCGTCCAGCTGACGTTCAGTGCCCATGTCGAGACCCGCTTCTCGACCGTGCAAGTCGTTTCCGCCTCGGGGCAAACGGTCGCCGGCGAGAGCGCAGTCGGCTCGGACAGCCGCACCCTGACGGCGACGCTGACCCGACCGCTGACACCGGGTGCCTACCGCGTCGAGTGGCGGATCGTGTCGGCCGATGGCCACAGGATGCAGGGCGACTACGGCTTCACGGTACGCTGA
- a CDS encoding HWE histidine kinase domain-containing protein, producing the protein MDVVRRRLRLSEEGRGLLGLAPDEPFSQAQVPMLLTPDSAANRSRLLDEAIADGTDYSADYEMRDGRWLEVRGQMLRDARGTAQRLVGTIQDVTMHRQAFVALAKSEARQRILVNELNHRVKNTLATVLSMARLTARRAADPNAFVSAFEARLLSLSATHNLLTAEGWESVDVRSVLDAEFGRFDPAQVVLEGPNVWAPPETVLALGLVAHELGTNASKYGALSSSEGCVRVTWSVSEAVLKVSWRESGGPPVSSPDRQGFGSRLIASTAQRAELRYPTTGFEADIILALDPVSRPQHSEPD; encoded by the coding sequence ATGGATGTCGTCCGCCGCCGCCTGCGCTTATCGGAGGAGGGACGAGGTCTGCTTGGGCTAGCGCCCGATGAACCGTTCAGTCAGGCCCAAGTGCCAATGCTGTTGACGCCGGACAGTGCTGCAAACCGAAGCCGACTGCTGGATGAGGCCATCGCTGACGGTACAGATTACAGCGCCGACTATGAAATGCGTGACGGACGATGGCTCGAAGTGCGTGGCCAGATGCTGCGGGATGCGCGGGGCACAGCCCAGCGATTGGTCGGTACAATCCAAGACGTCACAATGCACCGACAGGCTTTTGTGGCCTTGGCAAAGAGCGAGGCCCGGCAACGAATCCTCGTCAATGAACTCAATCACCGAGTAAAAAACACGCTGGCCACTGTCCTATCTATGGCGCGTCTGACGGCGCGACGAGCAGCCGACCCAAACGCGTTCGTATCAGCGTTCGAAGCGCGTCTCCTGTCGCTATCCGCCACGCACAATCTGCTGACTGCAGAGGGCTGGGAAAGTGTTGACGTTAGAAGCGTGCTGGACGCCGAGTTCGGGCGGTTCGATCCAGCCCAAGTCGTCCTGGAAGGTCCCAACGTCTGGGCACCCCCTGAAACAGTGCTTGCGCTGGGCCTCGTCGCCCACGAGCTCGGAACGAACGCCTCGAAGTACGGTGCCCTCAGTTCCAGCGAAGGGTGCGTGCGAGTGACATGGTCGGTCAGCGAGGCTGTTCTCAAGGTGTCTTGGCGCGAGTCGGGCGGCCCCCCTGTCTCATCCCCTGACCGGCAGGGGTTCGGATCCCGCCTGATTGCGTCGACGGCCCAAAGGGCTGAGCTTAGATACCCAACGACCGGGTTCGAAGCCGACATCATCTTGGCCCTCGACCCGGTCTCCCGTCCTCAGCATTCCGAGCCGGATTAA
- a CDS encoding MHYT domain-containing protein — MPHHNDHIFLLLATGLAVFGSWTALDLFRRARLHDGTVQAQWVTLSAVAMGVSIWSMHFVAMLGFDPGSPVSYDFGLTLGSLALAMAGTAVAFTVCAQPGKALTRLTGSGVIMGLSIGGMHYVGMAALRTAAVVGYSPVWVLASIAVALTASIAALWFARNDYRHRLQVVAAAVLGAGIVSMHYTAMAAVRLTPIQGAAGPQGIQPLWLAFGVAGLTLLLLFLGIGASLVDQKQALRLALRGGATGLLGDGCRPPPPALIGGGTRSAWASAR, encoded by the coding sequence GTGCCGCACCATAACGACCATATCTTTCTGCTGCTAGCGACCGGCCTTGCCGTGTTCGGTTCGTGGACTGCGCTCGACCTCTTCCGCAGGGCGAGACTCCACGACGGGACCGTGCAGGCGCAGTGGGTCACGCTCTCGGCGGTGGCCATGGGCGTAAGCATCTGGTCGATGCATTTCGTTGCGATGCTGGGTTTCGATCCCGGGTCGCCGGTCTCCTACGATTTCGGCCTAACCCTCGGCTCACTCGCTTTGGCTATGGCAGGAACCGCTGTTGCCTTTACCGTCTGCGCGCAGCCCGGAAAGGCCCTCACCCGCTTGACCGGCAGCGGCGTCATCATGGGGCTAAGCATCGGCGGGATGCATTACGTCGGGATGGCGGCCCTGCGGACGGCGGCCGTAGTTGGCTATAGCCCGGTCTGGGTCTTAGCGTCGATCGCCGTCGCGCTTACGGCATCGATCGCGGCCTTATGGTTCGCCAGAAATGACTACCGGCACCGGCTCCAGGTCGTCGCAGCTGCAGTGCTGGGCGCTGGCATCGTCTCTATGCACTATACGGCGATGGCGGCGGTTCGCCTGACCCCGATCCAAGGCGCGGCCGGGCCGCAGGGCATTCAGCCGTTGTGGCTCGCTTTTGGCGTCGCCGGATTGACGCTTTTGCTGCTCTTCCTAGGAATAGGTGCCAGCCTGGTGGATCAGAAGCAAGCGCTTCGCCTCGCCCTACGGGGGGGGGCGACTGGGCTATTGGGAGATGGATGTCGTCCGCCGCCGCCTGCGCTTATCGGAGGAGGGACGAGGTCTGCTTGGGCTAGCGCCCGATGA